The following proteins are co-located in the Dyadobacter chenwenxiniae genome:
- a CDS encoding DUF2281 domain-containing protein, which yields MLTVIEGTYENGQVILDHKPKVENKTKVVVIFEEIEIPAEINAKRPFGISNGSITLSPDFDEPLDDLKDYM from the coding sequence ATGCTTACTGTAATAGAAGGCACTTATGAAAACGGACAGGTAATCCTTGATCATAAACCGAAAGTGGAGAACAAAACAAAAGTCGTGGTCATATTCGAAGAAATCGAGATACCAGCAGAAATAAATGCAAAACGCCCCTTTGGTATTTCAAATGGAAGCATCACACTTAGTCCGGACTTTGACGAACCCCTGGACGATTTAAAAGACTATATGTAA
- a CDS encoding efflux RND transporter permease subunit: MFQKFIERPVLSTVISILILLLGGIALTTLPITKFPDIAPPTVQVTAVYPGANAEVVARAVATPIEEAVNGVENMTYMTSSSNNDGTMALNVYFKQGTDPDIAAVNVQNRVSKAVSQIPQEVVQAGISTQKQQNSIIMFVALSSEDSTYDETFLLNYIKINLVPQLQRIPGVGQAQPFGTRDYSMRIWLKPDRLAAYKLSPQEVTSAIREQSLEAAPGRLGESSKEVFEYVLKYKGKLTQNTEYENIIIKANSDGSVIRLKDLARVEFGSYTYSSNGKLNGNASSGVAVFQTAGTNANEILIQAEALLADFEKTLPKGMKTTIMYNSKDFLDESIGQVRTTLIEAFILVFIVVFIFLQDFRSTLIPAIAVPVAIVGTFFFMQLFGFTINFLTLFALVLAIGIVVDDAIVVVEAVHSKMELTHLPAQAATKESMNEISGAIISITLVMAAVFVPVGFMQGPAGVFYRQFAFTLAIAILISALNALTLSPALCALFLKNPHADQSPDGHLVRKGFSARFFSAFNTGFQTMTNKYINSLRFLVKRKWITIVGLLVITGATLWLTQKTPTGFIPTEDQGFLLYALNTPPGSSLDRTQRAMAQVDSIVKGSPISDQRYIVEGMNIISNSNASPYGVGFIRMKPQAERGEVQNFDQIVAMMSQKVRAVNDANAFFFTFPTVDGFGNVSGFEFMLQDRGNGSLEKLSATTNQFLAALMKKKEIAYAFTTFATANPQYMLEIDNAKAKQLNVPVNELLQTLQIYYGSSFVSDFNRFGKYYRVMAQADASYRTNPSSLNNIHVKNTEGEMVPANQLVTLKRVFGPETVTRNNLYNAVAINGTPKPGYSTGDAIRAVRETAAEVLPNNYRTEWTGMTREEINAGSQILLIFVLSLVFVYFLLAAQYESYILPFAVIFTIPLGVFGVMLFINLSGIENNIYVQVGLIMLIGLLAKNAILIIEYAVQRRKAGMSIIESAMEASRLRLRPILMTSFAFIVGLIPLMRATGGSALGNRSIGTGAVGGMLTGVIFGIFVIPVLYVIFQYLQEKVVGKPKELREGLEH, encoded by the coding sequence ATGTTTCAGAAATTTATAGAAAGGCCAGTTCTTTCGACGGTTATCTCCATCCTTATACTATTACTGGGAGGTATCGCGCTGACGACATTGCCCATTACCAAATTCCCCGACATTGCCCCGCCGACCGTACAAGTTACGGCGGTATACCCGGGAGCAAACGCAGAAGTGGTTGCCCGCGCGGTGGCCACGCCCATCGAAGAAGCCGTGAATGGTGTTGAAAACATGACCTATATGACATCGTCGTCCAATAATGATGGTACGATGGCACTGAACGTGTATTTCAAACAAGGCACAGACCCCGACATTGCGGCTGTTAACGTGCAGAACCGCGTATCCAAAGCGGTAAGCCAGATTCCCCAGGAAGTGGTTCAGGCCGGGATCTCGACGCAGAAACAGCAGAACAGTATCATCATGTTCGTGGCTTTGTCGAGCGAGGACAGCACATATGATGAGACGTTTTTATTGAATTACATCAAGATCAACCTGGTGCCGCAACTCCAACGTATACCCGGCGTCGGACAAGCCCAGCCTTTCGGAACGAGGGATTATTCGATGCGCATCTGGCTGAAACCCGACCGCCTTGCGGCTTATAAATTGTCCCCCCAGGAAGTGACCAGCGCTATCCGTGAACAGAGTCTGGAGGCAGCTCCGGGACGTTTGGGAGAGAGCAGTAAGGAAGTCTTCGAATACGTTTTAAAGTACAAAGGAAAGCTTACGCAGAATACTGAATATGAGAACATTATCATCAAAGCAAACAGTGACGGTTCGGTCATCAGACTGAAAGATCTGGCGCGTGTTGAATTTGGTTCTTACACCTATTCATCCAATGGTAAACTGAACGGCAACGCATCTTCGGGTGTAGCCGTTTTTCAGACAGCCGGAACGAATGCGAACGAGATCCTGATCCAGGCCGAAGCATTGCTTGCGGATTTCGAAAAAACGCTTCCTAAGGGCATGAAAACGACCATTATGTATAATTCCAAAGACTTTTTGGATGAGTCCATCGGCCAGGTCCGCACGACATTGATCGAAGCGTTTATACTGGTTTTCATTGTCGTATTTATATTCCTTCAGGATTTCCGCTCAACATTGATCCCTGCCATTGCCGTGCCTGTGGCCATTGTTGGAACGTTTTTCTTCATGCAGCTTTTCGGTTTCACGATCAACTTCCTTACGCTGTTTGCATTGGTGCTTGCCATTGGGATTGTGGTCGATGATGCCATTGTCGTCGTCGAGGCCGTCCATTCCAAGATGGAGCTCACGCATCTGCCTGCGCAAGCTGCTACCAAAGAATCCATGAATGAGATCTCCGGCGCGATCATTTCGATTACGCTTGTCATGGCGGCGGTTTTCGTTCCTGTCGGTTTTATGCAGGGCCCGGCCGGGGTCTTTTACCGGCAGTTTGCCTTTACGCTGGCCATAGCGATCCTGATATCAGCACTGAATGCCTTGACGCTGAGTCCTGCGCTATGCGCATTGTTTTTGAAAAATCCTCATGCAGACCAGTCGCCCGATGGCCATCTGGTGCGGAAAGGCTTCTCAGCGAGATTTTTCTCTGCATTCAATACGGGTTTTCAGACGATGACAAACAAGTATATCAACAGCCTGCGGTTTCTGGTGAAACGCAAATGGATCACCATTGTCGGCTTGCTGGTTATCACAGGTGCAACGCTTTGGCTTACACAAAAAACACCGACAGGCTTTATCCCCACGGAAGATCAGGGCTTTCTGCTTTATGCGCTTAACACGCCTCCGGGAAGCTCGCTGGACCGTACACAACGGGCAATGGCCCAGGTGGATAGCATTGTAAAAGGCTCACCCATTTCGGATCAGCGCTACATTGTGGAAGGGATGAACATCATTTCCAATTCCAATGCTTCACCTTATGGCGTCGGTTTTATCCGTATGAAACCGCAGGCTGAACGGGGCGAAGTGCAGAATTTTGATCAGATCGTGGCCATGATGTCGCAAAAAGTACGCGCCGTCAATGATGCGAATGCATTTTTCTTCACATTCCCTACTGTGGATGGTTTTGGTAATGTCAGTGGTTTTGAATTTATGCTGCAAGATCGCGGCAATGGTTCGCTGGAAAAGCTGAGTGCGACTACCAACCAGTTTTTGGCAGCCTTGATGAAGAAAAAAGAAATTGCTTACGCCTTCACAACTTTTGCAACGGCGAATCCCCAGTATATGCTGGAAATTGATAATGCCAAAGCCAAGCAATTGAATGTGCCCGTAAATGAGCTTTTGCAAACGCTGCAAATTTATTATGGCAGCAGCTTCGTCTCGGATTTCAACCGTTTTGGTAAATATTACCGTGTTATGGCGCAAGCCGATGCTTCTTACCGGACCAACCCTTCGTCTTTGAACAATATCCATGTCAAAAATACGGAAGGAGAAATGGTGCCGGCAAATCAGCTGGTAACACTGAAACGCGTTTTCGGACCTGAAACGGTGACCCGCAATAACCTGTACAATGCAGTGGCGATCAACGGAACGCCGAAACCGGGTTACAGCACGGGAGATGCCATTCGCGCTGTGAGAGAGACAGCTGCGGAAGTTTTGCCCAACAACTACCGTACAGAATGGACGGGAATGACAAGAGAGGAAATCAATGCGGGTTCGCAGATCCTTTTGATCTTTGTCCTAAGCCTTGTCTTCGTTTATTTCTTGCTGGCGGCCCAGTACGAAAGTTACATCCTGCCTTTTGCCGTGATCTTTACCATTCCGCTGGGTGTTTTCGGGGTGATGCTGTTTATCAATTTATCCGGCATTGAAAACAACATTTACGTGCAGGTTGGACTGATCATGCTTATCGGTCTGCTGGCCAAAAACGCCATTCTGATCATTGAATATGCCGTGCAACGTCGCAAGGCGGGCATGAGCATCATTGAATCGGCTATGGAAGCTTCGCGGCTGCGGTTAAGGCCCATTTTAATGACATCCTTTGCATTTATCGTCGGTTTGATCCCTTTGATGAGGGCAACAGGCGGATCGGCTTTAGGTAACCGGTCTATCGGAACAGGCGCGGTGGGCGGTATGTTAACGGGTGTGATCTTCGGGATTTTCGTGATCCCGGTGCTGTATGTCATCTTCCAATATTTACAGGAAAAAGTAGTCGGTAAGCCCAAAGAGCTGCGTGAAGGTTTGGAACATTAA
- a CDS encoding DUF6152 family protein produces MKQTKNIYLALAVLLCASFTMMHHGWADYDQTKPQDFTTKIEESIYENPHVLAKVKYNKEMYTVFLAPTSRMTDRGLTGDMIKKGTEVRLVAYPHKTEKGEMRAERIFVDGKKFELR; encoded by the coding sequence ATGAAGCAGACTAAAAACATCTATCTGGCATTGGCAGTATTGCTGTGCGCATCTTTCACAATGATGCATCACGGCTGGGCGGATTACGATCAGACCAAGCCGCAGGATTTCACAACAAAGATTGAAGAATCTATCTATGAGAATCCGCATGTGCTGGCAAAAGTGAAATACAATAAGGAAATGTACACGGTTTTCCTGGCACCCACCAGCCGCATGACCGATCGCGGCCTTACAGGTGATATGATCAAAAAAGGCACCGAAGTAAGATTGGTCGCTTATCCACATAAGACCGAGAAAGGCGAAATGCGCGCCGAAAGAATCTTTGTGGATGGCAAAAAGTTCGAACTCCGCTAA
- a CDS encoding ArnT family glycosyltransferase gives MPKKTLILCLFILIKFTLHYVIIAPEYDLHRDEYLHLDQGKHLAWGYLSVPPFTSWVSYIISLLGNAEFWVKFFPALFGAFTLVVVWRAIETLGGGLFALVLGATAITFSVLLRINMLYQPNSADILGWTLLYFTILLWLKTEQNKWLYMAAVVFGFSFLNKYNILFLVAGLVPALLVTKNYKIFKNSALYMAVFVAFLIIFPNLIWQYQNNFPVVHHMKLLAESQLVNVNRLDFLKEQILYFLSSIFVLIAAFISFFAYPGFRKYQVFFWSLVFTLSLFTYLRAKGYYAIGLYPIFIAFGAVYLEYVFQKRLTWLRPVSLLVVLALFIPIFRVAFPIRSPSEIAKNAKPYQKLGLLRWEDGKDHELPQDFADMLGWKELAQKVDAEYAKIDDKKHTVVLCDNYGQAGAINYYSRYKDLQAVTMNADYINWVPLDEEIKHLILIQNADDDDPERNKEKPLFRTIHRTGRIENPYAREHGASIYVLLHAKVSINAILKSDIEANRWD, from the coding sequence ATGCCAAAGAAAACGCTGATCCTCTGCCTCTTCATTCTCATCAAATTCACCCTGCATTATGTGATCATTGCCCCGGAATACGATCTGCACCGGGACGAATATTTGCATCTGGATCAGGGAAAACACTTGGCCTGGGGATATTTATCCGTGCCACCATTCACTTCCTGGGTTTCCTACATTATTTCATTGCTGGGCAATGCTGAATTTTGGGTTAAATTCTTTCCCGCCCTTTTTGGCGCATTCACATTGGTTGTGGTATGGCGAGCCATTGAGACGCTCGGCGGCGGTCTATTTGCGTTGGTATTAGGCGCAACGGCGATCACATTTTCCGTGCTTTTACGGATTAATATGCTTTATCAGCCCAATTCGGCCGACATCCTGGGCTGGACGCTGCTCTATTTTACGATCCTGTTATGGCTCAAAACAGAACAAAACAAGTGGCTATACATGGCCGCTGTGGTGTTCGGATTCAGTTTTTTAAATAAATACAACATTCTGTTTCTCGTGGCAGGCCTAGTTCCGGCACTTTTGGTTACAAAAAATTATAAAATATTCAAAAACAGCGCACTATACATGGCAGTATTTGTCGCATTCCTGATCATTTTCCCAAACCTGATTTGGCAGTATCAAAATAATTTCCCTGTGGTCCATCACATGAAACTCCTCGCGGAATCGCAGCTGGTGAATGTGAACAGGCTTGATTTTCTCAAAGAACAAATCCTGTATTTTCTCAGCTCGATCTTCGTACTGATTGCCGCTTTTATCTCCTTTTTTGCCTATCCTGGTTTCCGGAAATATCAGGTTTTCTTCTGGTCGCTGGTCTTTACGCTGAGCCTTTTCACCTATCTGAGGGCTAAGGGTTACTACGCCATTGGCCTCTATCCTATCTTTATCGCGTTCGGGGCGGTTTATTTGGAATATGTTTTTCAAAAAAGATTGACATGGCTTCGTCCGGTTTCGCTTCTGGTCGTCCTTGCCTTGTTTATCCCCATATTCAGGGTTGCATTTCCAATCAGGAGTCCGTCCGAGATCGCAAAAAATGCCAAGCCTTACCAAAAGCTCGGATTGCTGCGCTGGGAGGATGGAAAAGATCACGAACTGCCGCAGGATTTCGCAGATATGCTTGGCTGGAAGGAGCTTGCACAAAAAGTAGACGCTGAATATGCGAAAATCGACGACAAAAAACACACTGTGGTGCTATGCGACAATTACGGACAGGCAGGCGCAATCAATTATTATTCCAGGTATAAAGATTTACAGGCAGTTACCATGAATGCGGACTACATTAACTGGGTGCCGCTGGACGAAGAAATCAAACATTTGATCCTCATTCAAAACGCAGATGACGACGATCCGGAGCGAAACAAAGAAAAGCCCCTTTTCCGGACCATCCACCGTACTGGAAGAATTGAAAACCCTTACGCACGTGAGCACGGGGCGAGTATTTATGTGCTCCTTCATGCAAAAGTTTCCATCAATGCGATACTGAAAAGCGATATCGAAGCAAACAGATGGGATTAA
- a CDS encoding DUF4468 domain-containing protein → MKHLILILFLFVCQKGYSQTGLLPLDAENNVFYSDSGKPNKSKSEIFKQAQNWISKTFGNYENAVTFEDPQLGKLILTSYAPVSGIAYEYVRFDLTIECKEEQYNVRIDKLDGISTTHSPSRLGAKDNNAIMEKEVAVKTEQSKKKRAEAEAALRNTKADIESINNAMYKLMSDLKLSLTQPAE, encoded by the coding sequence TTGAAACATTTAATCCTAATCCTGTTCCTTTTCGTCTGCCAAAAAGGCTATTCACAAACGGGCTTGCTTCCGCTGGACGCTGAGAACAACGTTTTTTATTCCGATTCGGGCAAGCCTAACAAGTCTAAATCAGAGATTTTCAAACAAGCTCAAAACTGGATAAGCAAAACTTTTGGCAATTATGAAAACGCCGTCACATTTGAAGATCCGCAGCTCGGCAAACTGATCCTGACAAGTTACGCGCCAGTATCTGGCATTGCCTACGAATATGTGCGTTTCGACCTGACCATTGAATGCAAAGAAGAGCAATATAATGTCCGGATTGATAAGTTGGATGGCATTTCAACAACCCATAGCCCGAGCCGACTAGGCGCAAAGGACAATAATGCCATTATGGAAAAGGAAGTGGCCGTTAAAACGGAGCAAAGCAAGAAAAAACGCGCAGAAGCGGAAGCAGCGCTAAGAAATACGAAAGCCGACATAGAAAGCATCAATAATGCGATGTATAAATTAATGTCGGACCTGAAACTTTCCCTGACCCAACCTGCGGAATAA
- a CDS encoding efflux RND transporter periplasmic adaptor subunit — MTRNQLTKTRKLVPFLLLASLSGALYSCGSTTANAPAEMPAQSLPVLTVSDHQVTAHREFTASIEGSRDIEIRPQVDGYLDKISVDEGAYVRKGQVLFHIDARPYTEQLNTANASLQSAKAALESASINVDKLAPLVANNVISDVQLKSAKAAYEAAKGNVAQAQAAVDAAKINIGYTSIKAPADGYIGTIPFKTGSLVGKGTMEALTVLSETKDIHVYFSMSELDFLEFKNQFPGNTVEQKIKQIPPVELLLADNSIYPQKGKVEVVEGQFDKTMGAINFRATFPNMNGLLRSGNTGKVRIPRELTKSVLIPQEATFELQDKVFVYTVLDSNKVEGRPVTISDRSGRYYLISNGLKPGEKIVYNGLDRLRDGMAIAPQKMSMDSLLLANPI, encoded by the coding sequence ATGACAAGGAATCAATTAACCAAAACGAGAAAGCTTGTCCCATTTCTGCTACTAGCTTCATTATCAGGCGCACTTTACAGCTGCGGGTCCACCACAGCCAACGCGCCGGCCGAAATGCCTGCCCAATCATTGCCCGTTCTTACCGTAAGCGACCATCAGGTTACCGCGCATAGGGAATTCACAGCATCCATAGAAGGGAGCCGCGATATCGAGATCCGCCCGCAAGTGGATGGCTATCTGGATAAAATTTCGGTTGACGAAGGTGCATACGTAAGAAAGGGTCAAGTGCTGTTCCACATCGATGCCCGGCCTTATACCGAGCAGCTGAACACGGCCAATGCAAGCCTGCAATCGGCCAAAGCAGCATTGGAAAGCGCGTCCATCAATGTGGATAAGCTTGCGCCGCTCGTTGCGAACAATGTGATCTCAGACGTTCAGCTAAAATCGGCAAAAGCCGCCTATGAAGCTGCAAAAGGCAATGTTGCGCAAGCACAGGCTGCTGTGGATGCCGCTAAAATCAATATTGGATACACTTCCATTAAAGCGCCCGCCGACGGCTATATCGGCACGATTCCATTCAAAACGGGAAGCCTGGTTGGAAAAGGGACAATGGAAGCCCTTACTGTGCTATCCGAAACCAAGGACATTCACGTGTACTTTTCTATGAGCGAGCTGGATTTCCTGGAATTCAAAAATCAGTTCCCCGGCAATACTGTGGAGCAGAAAATCAAGCAAATTCCACCTGTTGAGCTGCTTTTGGCCGATAACAGCATTTATCCGCAGAAGGGAAAAGTGGAAGTTGTAGAAGGCCAGTTTGACAAAACTATGGGCGCGATAAACTTCCGGGCTACATTTCCTAACATGAACGGATTGCTGCGTTCAGGTAACACCGGTAAGGTAAGAATTCCGAGAGAACTGACCAAATCTGTTCTGATCCCGCAGGAAGCCACATTCGAGCTGCAAGATAAAGTGTTTGTTTACACCGTTCTGGACAGCAACAAAGTGGAAGGCCGCCCTGTAACCATCTCCGACCGCAGTGGACGTTATTACCTGATTTCCAATGGCTTAAAACCCGGAGAAAAGATCGTATACAACGGCTTGGACAGGCTTAGGGATGGAATGGCCATCGCTCCGCAAAAAATGTCAATGGACAGCCTGCTGCTTGCCAATCCCATTTAA
- a CDS encoding DUF6644 family protein has protein sequence MLELLDWLEKTAWAVEIRQSLWLYPALEIVHILGIVMLVGPAFMFDLRLLGFSKNIPFASLAAHLLPWSRRSLLLIIPSGALLFITNANALGVDPTFWTKMSLIGVAAINVFVFHRFIFTSNLNPDGDLPFQARISGCVSIVVWIAVIACGRLLAY, from the coding sequence GTGCTTGAATTGCTCGACTGGCTCGAAAAAACCGCGTGGGCGGTAGAAATTCGTCAATCGTTGTGGCTATACCCGGCGCTGGAAATTGTCCATATTCTGGGTATAGTCATGCTGGTTGGCCCCGCATTTATGTTTGATCTCAGGTTACTGGGTTTCTCTAAAAACATCCCTTTTGCAAGTCTGGCAGCACATTTGCTGCCGTGGTCAAGAAGGTCGCTGCTCCTGATTATTCCTTCTGGTGCGCTCCTTTTTATAACCAATGCCAATGCGCTGGGCGTCGATCCCACTTTTTGGACGAAAATGAGCTTGATAGGCGTTGCAGCCATCAATGTGTTCGTTTTTCACCGGTTTATTTTTACATCAAACTTAAACCCCGATGGTGACCTCCCGTTTCAGGCCAGAATCAGTGGCTGCGTTTCAATTGTTGTCTGGATCGCCGTCATTGCATGCGGTCGTTTGCTAGCTTATTGA
- a CDS encoding GNAT family N-acetyltransferase: MEITYKTDLVPSPEQVIELYDSAKLPRPTHDPERIGTIYQNSNLIVSAWEGEKLVGVSRSITDWAWSCYLADLAIHADYQKLGIGKRLIDITKEQVGEQTTILLLSVPTAMQYYPKIGFTKEDRGFTILRTK, translated from the coding sequence ATGGAAATAACTTACAAAACCGACCTCGTGCCGTCGCCCGAACAGGTGATCGAATTGTACGATAGCGCCAAATTGCCCAGGCCCACGCACGATCCGGAACGCATTGGCACGATTTATCAGAATTCCAATCTGATTGTTTCCGCATGGGAAGGCGAAAAACTGGTAGGCGTTTCACGCTCCATCACCGACTGGGCTTGGAGTTGTTACCTGGCCGACCTGGCCATTCATGCAGATTATCAAAAGCTGGGCATTGGTAAAAGGCTGATCGACATAACCAAAGAACAGGTTGGTGAGCAGACTACAATTCTGCTGCTCTCTGTGCCGACAGCCATGCAATATTATCCTAAAATCGGCTTCACAAAAGAGGATCGCGGCTTCACTATTTTAAGGACAAAGTAG
- a CDS encoding methyltransferase domain-containing protein has translation MAWNPETYNQFKTERFAPFLDLLALIKVRPNLDVIDLGCGTGELTRKLADLLSGSRVLGIDASAEMLNDAKAFANEQVTFEQKSIETGIDMSAKWDVVFSNAAVQWVENHETLFPKIIANINPGGQLVVQMPAQHHNVTNQMLLQLSEEQPFQKELFGFRRLSPVLDIEDYARILFEYGGSEITVFEKIYPLVLQDADAVFDWTSGTALLPYVEKLEGEMQQRFIQEFKSKLKTKFPGSPAFYPFKRIIMSAIF, from the coding sequence ATGGCTTGGAACCCGGAGACCTATAATCAATTTAAAACAGAGCGGTTCGCTCCATTTCTGGATCTTCTGGCTTTGATCAAAGTTCGTCCTAATCTGGATGTGATCGATCTGGGCTGCGGCACGGGGGAGCTGACCAGAAAGCTGGCCGATCTGCTTTCCGGGTCAAGGGTTTTAGGAATTGATGCGTCAGCGGAAATGCTTAACGATGCCAAAGCGTTTGCTAATGAGCAGGTTACCTTTGAACAAAAATCCATTGAAACAGGGATTGACATGTCGGCAAAGTGGGATGTTGTGTTTTCGAATGCTGCCGTTCAATGGGTTGAAAATCATGAAACACTTTTTCCTAAAATCATTGCCAATATCAACCCGGGCGGTCAACTTGTGGTTCAAATGCCTGCTCAGCACCATAATGTGACCAATCAGATGCTTCTGCAGCTGTCAGAAGAACAACCATTTCAGAAAGAATTATTCGGCTTTCGGCGGTTATCTCCTGTTTTGGATATTGAAGATTATGCACGGATCCTTTTCGAATACGGAGGAAGTGAAATTACCGTTTTTGAAAAAATATATCCCCTGGTGCTGCAAGATGCCGACGCTGTTTTTGACTGGACTTCGGGCACTGCATTGCTGCCCTATGTAGAAAAGTTGGAAGGCGAAATGCAGCAGCGATTTATTCAGGAATTCAAGTCAAAACTGAAAACTAAATTTCCCGGGTCGCCTGCTTTTTACCCATTCAAAAGGATTATTATGTCGGCTATTTTCTGA
- a CDS encoding TetR/AcrR family transcriptional regulator yields the protein MGILERRIRQKENMRTNILSVALQLVKDEGWQSLSIRKIADAIEYSVPVIYDHFENKEAILFELSMDGFRLLERTLEKNKKKYPDPQQQLRAHAEAYWNFAFKNPEYYQLMYGLGMPCSGAGKIKPEFNVFRDYIGQAIEKIVKEKKSTDDETCFKIYAFWSVLHGLISIVMMRCSDIDDSTMNKKVMDDTVEAFIKNL from the coding sequence ATGGGCATCCTCGAAAGAAGAATAAGGCAAAAAGAAAACATGCGGACCAACATTTTGTCCGTGGCCTTGCAGCTGGTGAAGGACGAAGGCTGGCAATCGTTGTCTATCCGCAAGATCGCCGATGCCATCGAGTATAGCGTTCCGGTAATTTATGATCACTTCGAAAATAAAGAAGCCATCCTGTTTGAACTTTCTATGGATGGTTTTCGGTTGCTGGAAAGAACGCTCGAGAAGAACAAAAAGAAATATCCGGATCCCCAGCAACAGCTAAGAGCGCACGCTGAGGCCTATTGGAACTTCGCATTTAAGAATCCCGAGTATTACCAACTGATGTACGGACTGGGTATGCCCTGCTCCGGGGCCGGAAAAATCAAGCCGGAATTCAATGTTTTCCGAGATTATATTGGACAAGCCATTGAAAAAATTGTAAAAGAAAAAAAATCGACCGACGATGAAACCTGCTTTAAAATTTATGCGTTCTGGTCGGTACTACATGGTCTGATCTCGATTGTGATGATGCGCTGCTCCGATATCGACGACTCTACAATGAACAAAAAAGTAATGGATGACACCGTGGAAGCATTCATAAAAAATTTATAA
- a CDS encoding SGNH/GDSL hydrolase family protein: protein MKKYLLFMILFLTCLASAPRRITWVAIGDSITYLNDHKDETANRVTKGYLTLISEKYPRVEYINKGYNGWTSINIADKIETLELQKADVYTVFLGTNDWWQGKELGSIADYEGNTGARTVYGAYRVITEKLKQLNKKAEIILITPMQRGDFVYINNQKNNAYGSYKPKNGKNLEAFANAVVEIGKLEKIPVVDLFHESGMTVESMVNFKKLRDPANGHYKNYTYPDYTTIPFDPEKDEYPYPPEAISMTYDGLHPSDKGYAIIAEMIEKKWKRLR, encoded by the coding sequence ATGAAGAAGTATTTGCTGTTTATGATCTTATTTCTGACCTGCCTCGCTTCCGCGCCGCGCAGGATTACGTGGGTGGCTATCGGCGATTCTATCACTTATCTCAACGATCACAAAGATGAAACGGCAAACCGCGTTACAAAGGGATATTTGACATTGATTTCTGAAAAATATCCGCGTGTGGAATACATTAATAAGGGTTATAATGGCTGGACTTCCATCAACATTGCCGACAAAATTGAAACTCTTGAATTGCAGAAAGCGGATGTTTACACTGTTTTTTTGGGGACTAATGACTGGTGGCAGGGCAAAGAGCTGGGATCCATTGCGGATTATGAGGGAAACACGGGAGCCAGGACCGTCTATGGCGCATACAGGGTCATTACCGAGAAGTTAAAACAGCTGAACAAAAAGGCAGAAATCATTCTTATAACGCCCATGCAGCGAGGTGATTTTGTTTATATCAACAATCAAAAAAATAATGCATATGGGTCCTATAAGCCCAAAAACGGAAAAAACCTCGAAGCATTTGCCAACGCAGTCGTAGAAATCGGCAAGCTTGAAAAAATCCCGGTTGTGGACCTTTTTCACGAAAGTGGTATGACGGTTGAAAGCATGGTCAATTTCAAAAAGCTAAGAGACCCTGCGAACGGTCATTATAAAAACTACACGTATCCCGACTACACAACCATTCCCTTCGACCCTGAAAAAGACGAATATCCCTATCCCCCGGAAGCCATCAGTATGACCTACGACGGCCTCCACCCATCCGACAAAGGCTACGCAATCATTGCTGAGATGATCGAGAAAAAGTGGAAGAGGTTGCGTTGA
- a CDS encoding 2'-5' RNA ligase family protein: MKSKTLSVYTLAISPDDRIIGLVTELKKRLEKHLGRNYGSVNSLAHVTLILFVAYEDDYPVILDEFKRVLAGIAPLEIGFSGFGDFSKSHPCTFFVKPDDSSKDEIVACCQTIGLNFHKFIKQRFTDRWDIKGRVQPHMTIGRDLIFEEISLSYSLFTEDFNEHFTCNSFVIRKFNPGKGQYEIIDTIPLLGNEYMVGQQMRLF, translated from the coding sequence ATGAAAAGTAAAACATTATCTGTCTACACACTTGCAATAAGTCCCGACGATCGCATTATCGGGCTGGTCACAGAGCTCAAAAAGCGATTGGAAAAGCATCTTGGGCGAAATTATGGCAGTGTGAATTCGCTTGCGCATGTGACATTGATCCTGTTTGTTGCCTATGAAGATGATTATCCTGTCATCCTGGACGAATTCAAGAGAGTGCTTGCAGGAATTGCACCTCTGGAAATAGGGTTCTCCGGTTTCGGCGATTTCTCTAAAAGCCATCCATGCACATTCTTTGTCAAACCGGATGATTCTTCAAAAGATGAAATCGTTGCATGCTGCCAAACCATAGGTTTAAATTTCCATAAGTTTATAAAACAAAGATTCACAGACCGTTGGGACATAAAAGGCCGGGTCCAACCACACATGACCATAGGCCGAGACCTTATCTTTGAAGAAATAAGTCTTTCCTATTCCTTGTTTACGGAAGATTTCAATGAGCACTTTACATGCAATTCATTTGTTATTCGAAAATTCAATCCTGGAAAAGGGCAATACGAAATTATCGACACCATACCATTGTTGGGAAATGAATATATGGTAGGCCAGCAAATGCGGCTTTTTTAA